Proteins encoded in a region of the bacterium genome:
- the nuoJ gene encoding NADH-quinone oxidoreductase subunit J — protein MTLAFYIAAVAALVATVFVITSTRAVHALLNLIMSLMAVAVIFFVLGAPFVAALEVIVYAGAIMVLFVFVVMMLNLGEATESKEREWLSPKSWIGPSILAVVLVGELVYLLSTQDASTLAGVAISPADVGRRLFGTYLLGVELASMLLLAGLVGAYHLGRRAPTQGGS, from the coding sequence ATGACGCTTGCCTTCTACATCGCCGCCGTCGCCGCGCTCGTCGCCACGGTCTTCGTCATCACGTCGACGCGCGCGGTCCACGCGTTGTTGAACCTCATCATGTCGCTGATGGCCGTCGCGGTGATCTTCTTCGTGCTCGGCGCGCCCTTCGTCGCCGCGCTCGAGGTCATTGTCTACGCCGGCGCGATCATGGTGCTGTTCGTCTTCGTCGTGATGATGCTGAACCTCGGCGAGGCCACCGAGAGCAAGGAACGCGAGTGGCTTTCGCCGAAATCCTGGATCGGCCCCTCGATCCTCGCGGTCGTTCTGGTCGGCGAGCTTGTCTATCTGCTTTCGACGCAGGACGCCTCGACGCTCGCGGGCGTCGCGATTTCACCCGCGGATGTCGGCCGCCGCCTGTTCGGCACCTACCTGCTCGGCGTCGAACTCGCCTCGATGCTGCTTCTCGCCGGCCTGGTGGGGGCGTATCACCTCGGCCGCCGCGCGCCGACCCAGGGGGGGAGCTGA
- the nuoM gene encoding NADH-quinone oxidoreductase subunit M gives MILVYFLASTFLGGAAAWALGKSNDKAPRYISLAVLLVNFVVAVGYWLGNPAGEPGAFMSDVRFAWVPEFGISFHLAMDGLSLAMIVLTFFLGVLSVLTSWNEITERVGFFHFNLMWILAGIVGVFLALDLFLFYFFWEMMLIPMYFLIGIWGHEKRIYAAVKFFIFTQAGGLLMLLSILGLAFAARAQTGTLSFDYFDLLGTSLAPRTGMLLMLGLFVGFAVKLPAFPLHPWLPDAHTQAPTAGSVILAGLLLKTGAYGLIRFAVPLFPEASLEFAPIALAIGGIGIIYGAVMAFCQDDLKRLVAYTSVSHLGFVLLGVYAWNQIALQGAVMQMICHGLSTGALFILVGDLKHRLHTRSLSEMGGLWETIPKFAAVGMFFAMASLGLPGLGNFVAEFLTLVGAFEANVFWTVIAAIGIVFATVYSLFIVQRAFHGSNVHKHALADLSLREAVIYGSFIVPLIGLGIYPQPVLDMVNPVLEGLTRVVTAAAQLPGGLS, from the coding sequence ATGATTCTCGTCTACTTCCTCGCGAGCACATTCCTTGGCGGCGCCGCCGCGTGGGCGCTCGGCAAGTCGAACGACAAGGCGCCGCGCTACATCTCGCTCGCGGTGCTCCTTGTCAACTTCGTCGTCGCGGTCGGCTATTGGCTCGGCAACCCCGCGGGCGAGCCGGGCGCGTTCATGTCCGATGTGCGTTTCGCGTGGGTGCCCGAGTTCGGCATCAGTTTTCACCTGGCGATGGACGGCCTTTCGCTCGCGATGATCGTCCTGACCTTCTTCCTCGGCGTCCTCTCGGTGCTGACGAGCTGGAACGAAATCACCGAGCGCGTCGGGTTTTTCCACTTCAACCTCATGTGGATCCTCGCCGGCATCGTCGGCGTGTTTCTTGCGCTCGACCTGTTCCTGTTCTACTTCTTCTGGGAAATGATGCTCATTCCGATGTATTTCCTCATCGGAATCTGGGGGCACGAAAAGCGCATCTACGCGGCCGTGAAGTTTTTCATCTTCACGCAGGCCGGCGGCCTTCTGATGCTGCTGTCGATCCTCGGCCTCGCGTTCGCGGCCCGCGCACAGACCGGCACGCTCTCGTTTGATTACTTCGATCTTCTCGGCACGAGCCTCGCGCCGCGCACCGGGATGCTTCTGATGCTGGGGCTGTTCGTCGGCTTTGCCGTCAAGCTCCCCGCCTTCCCGCTTCATCCCTGGCTGCCCGACGCGCATACGCAGGCGCCGACCGCGGGCTCGGTCATCCTCGCGGGCCTTTTGCTGAAGACCGGCGCGTACGGCCTGATCCGCTTTGCGGTGCCGCTGTTCCCGGAGGCGTCGCTCGAATTCGCACCGATCGCGCTTGCCATCGGCGGCATCGGCATCATCTACGGCGCCGTCATGGCGTTTTGCCAGGACGACCTGAAGCGCCTCGTCGCCTATACGTCCGTCAGCCACCTGGGCTTCGTGCTGTTGGGCGTCTATGCGTGGAACCAGATCGCGCTGCAAGGCGCGGTGATGCAGATGATCTGCCACGGCCTCTCGACGGGCGCGCTGTTCATTCTCGTCGGCGATCTCAAGCACCGCCTGCACACGCGCAGTCTCTCGGAAATGGGCGGCCTCTGGGAAACGATCCCGAAATTCGCGGCCGTCGGCATGTTCTTCGCGATGGCCTCCCTTGGCCTGCCCGGGCTTGGCAATTTCGTCGCCGAGTTCCTCACGCTCGTCGGCGCGTTTGAGGCCAACGTGTTCTGGACGGTCATCGCCGCGATCGGCATCGTCTTCGCGACCGTTTACTCCCTGTTCATCGTGCAACGCGCCTTCCACGGATCAAACGTCCACAAGCACGCGCTCGCGGACCTAAGCCTTCGCGAGGCCGTCATCTACGGATCGTTCATCGTCCCGCTGATCGGACTTGGCATCTACCCGCAACCGGTGCTCGACATGGTGAACCCCGTGCTCGAAGGACTGACGCGCGTTGTCACCGCCGCGGCCCAGCTCCCCGGAGGTCTCTCGTGA
- a CDS encoding HDOD domain-containing protein — MIPSRLSTVRVYEEQDEKDAGSAALSREGIRQQLRMEISRRVREGEFDVPMLPHVAAQVLQLASQPDASAAKITHIIEQDQFISGRLIYMANSPVFRGLHEVTNVKRAVIMMGLKTTTDLILSISLQSKIFRSKDFMPLMQRLWRHSLGCAFTAQEVARVSRRDSDSAFLCGLLHDIGKPLMIDTITRLLAKDRDRYFLVVGDESLVSDLLDEFHAQVGGLIARRWKFPDSLVHAIAHHHEPIREGKVDECALLTGVADLIAHRMGFGDNPREGLLAENAWVKEMGITPEKVQELESRLPEALDFFFRSFV, encoded by the coding sequence ATGATACCGAGCCGACTATCGACCGTGCGCGTTTACGAGGAACAAGACGAAAAAGACGCCGGCAGCGCGGCGCTTTCCCGCGAGGGCATCCGGCAGCAGTTGCGCATGGAGATCTCGCGCCGCGTTCGCGAGGGCGAGTTCGACGTTCCCATGCTGCCCCACGTCGCCGCGCAGGTCTTGCAACTGGCGTCGCAGCCGGATGCTTCCGCCGCGAAAATCACGCACATCATCGAGCAGGATCAGTTCATCTCCGGCCGCCTCATCTACATGGCCAACAGCCCCGTCTTTCGCGGCCTGCACGAGGTCACGAACGTCAAGCGCGCGGTCATCATGATGGGCTTGAAGACAACGACCGACCTCATCCTGTCGATTTCGTTGCAATCGAAGATCTTTCGCAGCAAGGATTTCATGCCGCTCATGCAGCGCCTCTGGCGCCATTCGCTCGGCTGTGCATTCACGGCGCAGGAAGTCGCGCGCGTCTCTCGCCGCGACAGCGATTCCGCGTTCCTTTGCGGCCTGCTCCACGATATCGGCAAACCGCTCATGATCGACACGATCACACGCCTTCTGGCCAAGGACCGCGATCGCTACTTCCTCGTCGTGGGCGACGAGTCGCTCGTTTCGGATCTGCTGGACGAGTTCCACGCGCAGGTCGGCGGCCTGATCGCCCGGCGCTGGAAATTCCCCGACAGCCTTGTGCATGCGATCGCCCATCACCATGAACCGATCCGCGAAGGCAAGGTTGACGAATGTGCCCTGCTGACCGGCGTCGCGGACCTTATTGCGCATCGCATGGGATTCGGCGACAACCCCCGCGAAGGTTTGCTGGCGGAAAACGCGTGGGTGAAGGAGATGGGCATCACGCCGGAAAAAGTCCAGGAACTCGAAAGCCGCCTGCCCGAGGCGCTCGATTTCTTTTTCCGGTCCTTCGTCTAG
- a CDS encoding agmatine deiminase family protein: MHRWLSLPVAAFVAAMLSIPGAARADFAALREQVRAMPMPGFLRIPLDRERHLDSLERTGRLAELGVTRDEASVLFDDVVREAWWHEEPDLTRFSRREKGQTAPPPAPVRYAAEFEAQTRVLARWPSEFPGYEPTFYGIVENLAGEEPLTIVVKNETQKNNVLSELAGEGIPTSGVDFQIVNTNTVWMRDWGPVFIGVGAEETPSILDVTYSRYWREADDAIPPFWSSTYTMPLYQSEILQDGGNLLTDGRGTCFASTVVFDNNPGITQQQVDQFFADYLGCDQVIMPVPLANEGTGHIDMFLKVIDQTTVMVGQYEDTGDANYAVLDNVAALVAGSQSLDGVFYDVVRVPQRSGGWAKALFSVFHTYTNGLVAGDVVMVPQYNRSEDATAKAIYESLYPDRTVVLVDSENIIQSGGAVHCVTMEMQDYATDPPPPPDDDDATDDDDADDDAGDDDDASGDDDDVGVDDDAAGDDDDGAAGDDDDVSGDDDMADDDDDDEGGCGC, encoded by the coding sequence ATGCATCGGTGGTTGTCCCTGCCGGTCGCGGCGTTTGTCGCGGCCATGCTTTCCATCCCGGGCGCCGCGCGCGCGGATTTCGCCGCGCTGCGCGAGCAGGTCCGCGCCATGCCCATGCCGGGATTCTTGCGGATTCCTCTCGACAGGGAGCGCCACCTCGACAGCCTGGAGCGCACCGGGCGCCTTGCCGAACTCGGTGTCACGCGCGACGAGGCGTCCGTTCTGTTCGATGACGTGGTTCGAGAGGCGTGGTGGCACGAGGAACCGGACCTGACGCGTTTTTCGCGGCGGGAGAAGGGGCAGACGGCGCCGCCCCCGGCACCGGTGCGCTACGCGGCGGAGTTCGAGGCGCAAACGCGCGTGCTGGCGCGCTGGCCGAGCGAGTTTCCCGGCTACGAGCCGACCTTTTACGGCATCGTCGAGAATCTCGCGGGCGAAGAGCCGCTGACGATCGTCGTCAAGAACGAGACGCAGAAGAACAACGTGCTCTCCGAGCTGGCCGGCGAGGGCATTCCGACAAGCGGCGTCGATTTTCAGATCGTGAACACAAATACCGTGTGGATGCGCGATTGGGGCCCGGTGTTCATCGGGGTCGGCGCGGAGGAGACGCCCTCGATCCTGGACGTGACGTATTCGCGCTACTGGCGCGAAGCGGACGACGCGATACCGCCGTTCTGGTCGTCGACGTACACGATGCCGCTTTACCAATCCGAGATCCTGCAAGACGGCGGGAATCTTTTGACCGACGGGCGCGGGACGTGCTTCGCGAGCACGGTGGTATTCGACAACAACCCCGGCATCACGCAGCAGCAGGTCGATCAGTTTTTCGCGGACTATCTTGGCTGCGATCAGGTGATCATGCCGGTGCCGCTGGCGAACGAAGGCACGGGGCACATCGACATGTTCCTCAAGGTCATCGACCAGACGACGGTGATGGTCGGGCAGTACGAGGACACCGGCGACGCGAATTACGCGGTGCTCGATAACGTGGCGGCGCTAGTGGCGGGCTCGCAGTCGCTCGACGGCGTGTTTTACGACGTGGTGCGCGTCCCGCAACGATCGGGCGGATGGGCCAAGGCGCTGTTTTCCGTGTTCCACACGTACACGAACGGCCTTGTGGCGGGCGATGTCGTGATGGTGCCGCAATATAACCGCTCCGAGGACGCCACGGCGAAGGCGATCTACGAGTCGCTTTATCCGGACCGCACCGTCGTGCTCGTGGATTCGGAGAACATCATTCAGTCCGGCGGTGCGGTGCACTGCGTCACGATGGAGATGCAGGATTACGCTACGGATCCGCCGCCGCCGCCGGATGACGACGATGCGACCGACGATGATGACGCCGATGACGACGCCGGCGATGACGATGACGCATCGGGCGACGATGACGATGTTGGAGTCGACGATGACGCCGCGGGTGACGATGACGACGGCGCGGCGGGCGATGACGATGACGTTTCCGGCGATGACGACATGGCTGATGATGACGACGACGATGAAGGCGGATGCGGGTGTTGA
- a CDS encoding NADH-quinone oxidoreductase subunit N, producing MTSAQIATLLPIIILSATVLGSLMTAAFVKKGGGLTAGLTIAGHLAALVALVPAAAASPQNVMGVFAGDAYYVFFAALVIAASAVVALLAHGYLAQTTQRPDELHILLTIATIGAVTLAGATHFATLFLGLEILTIALYAMIAYMRERPLSMEAGVKYLIVAGASGAFVLFGMALIYADTGEMGFAGVRGFLSGGATLAVTIGGAMIFAGAGYKLAVAPFHMWAPDVYEGAPAPVGAYVATVSKAAMFAVLLRLFSLARPEAFSTLWAGIGVIAVLSMFVGNLLALMQKNLKRLLAYSSIAHLGYLLVAFVAGGEGAMLAGGYYLVAYVVTNLAAFGVIGLASGPDRDRDAISDYRGLFWQRPLYATALTAAMLSLAGIPLTAGFLGKYFVLAAGVGAAQWALVFFLAFNSALGIYYYLRVVVAMFSAAPDGEEVVPAPRFALGAGIVAILAFVILWFGIFPAPLIRAITSTLSPLG from the coding sequence GTGACAAGCGCGCAGATCGCCACTCTTCTGCCGATCATCATCCTTTCCGCGACTGTCCTCGGCTCCCTCATGACCGCCGCTTTCGTAAAAAAAGGTGGCGGCCTGACCGCGGGGCTCACCATCGCCGGGCACCTCGCGGCGCTGGTCGCACTTGTCCCCGCCGCCGCGGCGAGCCCGCAAAATGTGATGGGCGTCTTCGCGGGCGACGCGTATTACGTCTTCTTCGCCGCGCTTGTCATCGCCGCGAGCGCCGTTGTCGCGCTGCTCGCTCACGGATATCTCGCCCAAACGACGCAACGTCCCGACGAGCTTCACATCCTGCTCACGATCGCCACGATCGGCGCGGTGACGCTCGCCGGCGCGACGCACTTCGCCACGCTATTCCTCGGTCTGGAAATTCTCACCATCGCGCTCTACGCGATGATCGCTTACATGCGCGAGCGTCCGCTCTCGATGGAAGCGGGCGTGAAATACCTCATCGTCGCGGGCGCGTCCGGCGCGTTCGTACTGTTCGGCATGGCGCTCATTTACGCCGACACCGGCGAGATGGGATTCGCCGGCGTGCGCGGATTCCTGTCCGGCGGCGCGACGCTCGCCGTCACGATCGGCGGCGCGATGATTTTTGCGGGCGCGGGCTACAAGCTCGCCGTCGCGCCCTTCCACATGTGGGCGCCCGACGTTTACGAAGGCGCCCCCGCGCCGGTCGGCGCGTACGTCGCCACGGTATCCAAGGCGGCAATGTTCGCCGTGCTGCTTCGCCTGTTTTCGCTCGCTCGGCCGGAAGCGTTCTCGACCTTGTGGGCCGGCATCGGCGTCATCGCCGTGCTGTCGATGTTCGTCGGCAACCTGCTCGCCTTGATGCAGAAAAACCTGAAACGGCTTCTCGCCTATTCGTCCATCGCGCACCTGGGCTATCTGCTCGTCGCGTTTGTCGCCGGCGGCGAAGGCGCCATGCTCGCAGGCGGCTACTATCTCGTCGCGTACGTGGTCACGAACCTCGCGGCCTTCGGCGTCATCGGCCTTGCGTCCGGGCCGGATCGCGATCGCGACGCGATTTCCGATTACCGCGGCCTATTCTGGCAGCGGCCCCTTTACGCGACCGCGCTGACCGCGGCGATGCTCTCGCTCGCGGGTATTCCGCTGACGGCCGGCTTCCTCGGCAAATATTTCGTGCTGGCCGCGGGCGTCGGCGCGGCGCAATGGGCGCTCGTTTTCTTCCTCGCGTTCAACAGCGCGCTCGGCATCTACTACTACCTGCGCGTCGTCGTTGCGATGTTCTCCGCCGCACCCGACGGCGAGGAAGTGGTCCCCGCGCCGCGTTTCGCGCTCGGCGCCGGCATCGTCGCTATCCTCGCGTTTGTCATCTTGTGGTTCGGCATCTTCCCCGCTCCGCTCATCCGCGCAATCACATCGACGCTCTCGCCTTTGGGATGA
- the nuoK gene encoding NADH-quinone oxidoreductase subunit NuoK, which yields MANVPLEHVTLLAAMLFALGAIGLLARRNILFMLMSVEIMLNAAGLAFVGAGARWGQPDGQVMFIFILAMAAAEVSIGLALILQIHRRYKSLDADLASEMRE from the coding sequence ATGGCGAACGTCCCTCTCGAACACGTCACACTTCTGGCCGCGATGCTCTTCGCGCTCGGCGCGATCGGCCTGCTCGCGCGGCGCAACATCCTGTTCATGCTCATGTCTGTCGAGATCATGCTGAACGCGGCGGGGCTCGCGTTCGTCGGCGCGGGAGCGCGCTGGGGGCAGCCCGACGGTCAGGTGATGTTCATCTTCATTCTGGCGATGGCCGCGGCGGAGGTCTCCATCGGCCTGGCGCTCATTCTGCAGATTCACCGCCGGTACAAGTCGCTTGACGCCGATCTGGCCAGCGAGATGAGGGAATAG
- the nuoL gene encoding NADH-quinone oxidoreductase subunit L — translation MFNLLWLVPVLPLVGFLILTFAGKRLSRAAAGAVSVGAAAASAVIALLIAIAFMTSPPPDHHFTQTLWTWMSVGNFAPDFAFYLDPLSVVFMLVVTFVGTLIHIYSTEYMEKDADFPRFMSYLNLFVFAMLCLVLGDNLLLLYLGWEGVGLCSYLLIGFWYKDKQNGYCARKAFVVTRIGDTPMAIGLFLLFWSLGTVNIQELMGRATDTWSVGHPMAIAAALLLLGGACGKSAQVPLQTWLPDAMAGPTPVSALIHAATMVTAGVYLIARTHVIFELAPPAMTAVAIVGLVTLLISGFTALVQTDIKRVLAYSTVSQIGYMFLGLGVGAFSASIFHFMTHAFFKALLFLGAGAVIHALHEEQDLRKMGGLKNSLKTTYLTFLAGSAALAGFPLVSSGFYSKDLILYKAFTSGHVVMYALGAFGAFMTAVYTFRLVFLAFFGEEKTHVHHPPGKRITYPLIILAVLSIVGGFVELPATLGNVPAFSHFLEPTLPVHHGEHHVGTELVLQIVAAVISLSGIALAYFLWVKRPDIPAALAAKPWGETLRRFWFSGWGFDAVYNALIVRPVMGFAKFNRNDFVDAAYSGMAVVARAAHGLIRHTQTGRVRWYASGVVFGAVLLVAIVVVL, via the coding sequence GTGTTCAATCTCCTCTGGCTTGTCCCGGTTCTTCCCCTTGTCGGTTTCCTGATTCTGACGTTCGCGGGCAAACGCCTGTCGCGCGCCGCCGCCGGAGCCGTCAGCGTGGGCGCGGCCGCGGCGAGCGCCGTCATCGCATTGCTCATCGCGATCGCGTTCATGACCTCGCCGCCGCCCGACCACCACTTCACGCAGACGTTGTGGACGTGGATGAGCGTCGGGAACTTCGCGCCCGACTTCGCGTTTTATCTGGATCCGCTTTCCGTCGTTTTCATGCTGGTGGTGACGTTCGTCGGAACGCTCATCCATATCTACTCGACGGAGTACATGGAAAAAGACGCGGATTTCCCGCGTTTCATGTCCTACCTGAACCTTTTCGTGTTCGCGATGCTCTGCCTCGTGCTCGGCGACAATCTGCTGCTTCTCTACCTCGGGTGGGAAGGCGTCGGCCTTTGCAGCTATCTGCTCATCGGGTTCTGGTACAAGGACAAGCAAAACGGCTATTGCGCGCGCAAGGCGTTTGTCGTCACGCGCATCGGCGACACGCCGATGGCGATCGGCCTGTTCCTGCTTTTCTGGTCGCTTGGCACCGTCAACATCCAGGAATTGATGGGCCGCGCAACCGACACCTGGTCGGTCGGCCATCCGATGGCGATCGCCGCCGCCTTGCTGCTGCTTGGGGGCGCGTGCGGTAAGTCCGCGCAGGTGCCGCTGCAAACGTGGCTGCCCGACGCGATGGCCGGACCGACGCCCGTCTCCGCGCTGATCCACGCCGCGACGATGGTCACCGCGGGCGTATATCTCATCGCCCGCACGCACGTCATCTTCGAGCTCGCCCCGCCCGCGATGACCGCGGTCGCCATCGTCGGCCTTGTGACGCTTCTGATCTCCGGCTTCACCGCGCTCGTGCAGACGGACATCAAGCGCGTGCTTGCGTATTCGACCGTCAGCCAGATCGGCTACATGTTCCTGGGGCTTGGCGTCGGCGCGTTTTCGGCCTCGATCTTCCACTTCATGACGCACGCCTTCTTCAAGGCGCTCCTGTTCCTCGGCGCCGGCGCGGTGATCCACGCGCTTCACGAGGAGCAGGACCTGCGCAAGATGGGTGGCCTGAAAAACTCGCTCAAGACGACCTACCTCACGTTCCTGGCCGGCTCGGCCGCGCTTGCGGGCTTCCCGCTCGTGTCGTCGGGCTTCTACAGCAAGGACCTCATTCTCTATAAAGCCTTCACCTCCGGCCACGTCGTCATGTATGCGCTCGGCGCGTTCGGCGCCTTTATGACGGCGGTGTACACCTTCCGCCTCGTGTTCCTCGCCTTCTTCGGCGAAGAGAAGACGCACGTGCATCACCCGCCCGGAAAACGCATCACGTATCCGCTCATCATCCTCGCGGTGCTGTCGATCGTCGGCGGATTCGTGGAGCTGCCCGCCACACTCGGCAACGTGCCCGCCTTCTCGCACTTCCTTGAGCCGACGCTGCCGGTGCATCACGGCGAGCATCACGTCGGCACGGAACTCGTCCTGCAGATCGTCGCCGCGGTCATCTCGCTGTCCGGCATCGCGCTGGCCTATTTCCTCTGGGTGAAGCGCCCGGATATTCCCGCCGCACTCGCCGCCAAACCCTGGGGTGAGACGCTGCGCCGCTTCTGGTTTTCCGGCTGGGGGTTTGACGCGGTTTACAACGCGCTCATCGTTCGCCCGGTCATGGGCTTTGCGAAATTCAACCGCAACGACTTCGTGGACGCGGCCTACTCCGGCATGGCGGTCGTCGCCCGCGCGGCGCACGGCCTCATCCGGCATACGCAGACCGGGCGCGTGCGCTGGTACGCCTCCGGTGTCGTCTTCGGCGCCGTTCTCCTCGTCGCCATCGTGGTGGTTCTATGA
- a CDS encoding GH92 family glycosyl hydrolase, producing MRILIDTAIFAIVAGLVFAGGCVFGDDEDTSVPESRSVNDDADDDVADDDAPGDGDGDGDPVTDPLPWVDPFIGTGGLGWGMGAMTPGAFAPFGLVKMSPDTSVGGLMIPLLHAGGYWWPDNTIRGMSHLHLPGTGIADLGNINLMPVMDMDDARVTNEGYRSGFRHASEEARPGYYRVHLDRYDITVESTATPLTGLSRYTFPNTGAAPHVVVDVSYSIVSDACRGAQVTIDPARREVYGYTDQHGTFSKYSGGMKIYFAARFDADFVNWGTSNDDIRFAGATHAGGDDIAAYVGFAPGTKNVEARVGISLVSVEQARRNLDHQTAGRTFDEIASDTAAIWRDLLSDILVSGGTPLEREIFYTAMDHLYVLPTSITEAGGLYVGFDRQVHVADGFTYYTDLSLWDTFRTFHPLLTLLRPDMNRDIIVSMIRMYEQGGAFPMWAQGLGETEIMIGSHADTVVADAYLKGLTNFDIQTAWEGLRAHAMGPVPYAGRPGIEEYIDKGYVPYRFSLLDESVSMTLEYALNDYCLGRLAEAIGEDEDAAMFLDRAQNYRNLWDSETNFFRARRENGDFVDISFPEMTFFLHGYTEGNAYHWRWFVPHDLAGLVELFGGQEPFLAALTDYFELAVPRADTPLHDKYYWHGNEPNIHASYLFNVAGRPDLTAKWVRWAMREKYDGGPHGLDGNDDGGTLSAWYIFSALGFYPLPCTDLYLVGSPLFTTATVRMGDRTLVVTAQDASPENIYVQSLAIDGEPIDTPWFTHERIANGGTIEFVMGPAPSDWGAGANLPPIR from the coding sequence ATGCGTATCCTCATCGACACCGCGATATTCGCCATCGTCGCCGGGCTCGTGTTCGCGGGCGGGTGCGTTTTCGGCGACGACGAAGACACGTCGGTGCCGGAATCCCGATCCGTGAACGATGACGCAGACGACGACGTCGCCGATGACGACGCACCCGGCGACGGCGACGGCGACGGCGATCCCGTCACCGATCCTCTCCCCTGGGTCGATCCGTTCATCGGCACCGGCGGACTTGGCTGGGGCATGGGAGCGATGACGCCCGGCGCTTTCGCGCCCTTTGGCCTCGTCAAGATGAGCCCCGACACCTCCGTCGGCGGCCTGATGATTCCGCTCCTGCACGCGGGCGGCTACTGGTGGCCGGACAACACCATCCGCGGAATGTCGCACCTGCACCTGCCGGGCACCGGCATTGCGGACCTCGGCAACATCAACCTCATGCCGGTGATGGACATGGACGATGCGCGCGTCACGAACGAGGGCTATCGCTCGGGTTTTCGCCACGCGAGTGAGGAGGCGCGGCCGGGATACTACCGCGTGCATCTGGACCGTTACGACATCACGGTCGAGAGCACGGCGACGCCCCTGACGGGTCTTTCCCGCTACACCTTTCCGAACACGGGCGCGGCGCCGCACGTCGTCGTTGACGTGAGCTATTCGATTGTCTCGGACGCATGCCGGGGCGCCCAGGTGACGATCGACCCCGCGCGCCGCGAAGTGTACGGATACACCGACCAGCACGGCACGTTCAGCAAATATTCCGGCGGAATGAAGATTTATTTCGCCGCGCGATTCGACGCCGATTTCGTCAACTGGGGAACGTCGAACGACGACATACGCTTTGCCGGCGCCACGCACGCCGGCGGCGACGACATCGCCGCCTACGTCGGGTTTGCGCCCGGCACGAAAAACGTCGAGGCGCGTGTCGGCATCTCGCTTGTCAGCGTCGAACAGGCGCGGCGCAATCTGGATCATCAGACCGCCGGGCGTACGTTCGACGAGATCGCAAGCGACACCGCCGCAATTTGGCGCGATTTGCTTTCGGACATCCTTGTTTCGGGCGGAACTCCGCTTGAACGCGAGATCTTCTACACCGCGATGGACCATCTCTACGTGCTGCCGACGTCGATCACCGAAGCCGGCGGCCTCTACGTCGGCTTCGACCGCCAGGTGCACGTCGCCGACGGATTCACCTACTACACCGACCTTTCGTTGTGGGACACCTTCCGCACCTTTCACCCGCTCCTGACGCTCCTTCGCCCGGACATGAACCGCGACATCATCGTCTCGATGATCCGCATGTACGAGCAGGGCGGCGCGTTTCCGATGTGGGCGCAGGGACTCGGCGAAACGGAGATCATGATCGGTTCGCACGCGGACACCGTCGTTGCCGACGCGTACCTGAAGGGGCTGACGAATTTCGATATCCAGACCGCGTGGGAGGGCTTGCGCGCGCACGCGATGGGTCCCGTGCCCTACGCCGGTCGCCCCGGCATCGAGGAGTACATCGACAAGGGCTACGTGCCGTACCGATTTTCTCTCCTGGACGAGTCCGTCTCGATGACGCTCGAATACGCGCTGAACGACTACTGCCTCGGCCGCCTGGCCGAAGCGATCGGCGAAGACGAGGACGCCGCGATGTTCCTGGATCGCGCGCAAAACTATCGCAATCTGTGGGATTCGGAGACGAATTTTTTCCGCGCCCGCCGCGAAAACGGCGATTTCGTGGATATCTCGTTTCCGGAGATGACGTTCTTCTTGCACGGATACACCGAGGGCAACGCCTACCACTGGCGCTGGTTCGTTCCGCACGATCTCGCCGGCCTCGTGGAGCTGTTCGGAGGGCAGGAACCATTCCTCGCCGCGCTGACCGATTATTTCGAACTCGCCGTCCCGCGCGCCGACACGCCGCTGCACGACAAGTACTACTGGCACGGCAACGAGCCGAACATCCACGCGTCCTACCTGTTCAACGTCGCCGGGCGCCCCGACCTGACCGCGAAATGGGTCCGATGGGCAATGCGCGAAAAATACGACGGCGGCCCGCACGGCCTGGACGGCAACGACGACGGAGGCACGCTTTCCGCGTGGTACATCTTCTCCGCGCTCGGCTTTTATCCCCTGCCCTGTACCGACCTGTATCTCGTCGGAAGCCCCCTCTTCACGACGGCGACGGTTCGCATGGGCGACCGCACGCTTGTCGTCACGGCGCAAGACGCCTCGCCCGAAAACATCTACGTGCAATCTCTCGCGATCGACGGCGAACCGATCGACACGCCCTGGTTCACGCACGAACGCATCGCGAACGGCGGGACCATCGAGTTCGTCATGGGGCCGGCGCCTTCCGATTGGGGCGCCGGCGCCAACCTGCCCCCGATCCGCTGA